AAAACTATCGGAGATCTTTTGAGGCTTTCTCAAACTCAACTTCAGAATATCTTTGGAAAATACGGTATTGACATATATAACCGTATAAGAGGGATAGATGAAAGACCTGTCATTGTCACAAGAGAAGCAAAATCCATTGGAAAAGAAACCACACTGGCACAGGATACTACTGATATGACACTTTTGTGCAGGTATTTAAAGAAATTTGCAGGTAGAATATCCGAAGAATTGTTAAAAAACGAGCTGTTTGCCAGGACAGTAACAGTTAAAGTCAAGACAGCGGATTTTATAGTTCATACAAAGAGTAAGACGGTTAAAGACTATATATTTTCAGAAGAGGATATATATAAGATCGCATATGGTATAATGAAAGAGATGAACTTTAAGGAAAAAATAAGGCTTATAGGGTTATCAGTGTCAAATTTGAGCGATAAAAGATGCGAGCAGCTATCTATTTTTGATGAGAACTTTCAAAGGCGCCTTAAAATAGAGAGGATATTGAACAGTGTAAATAAAAAGTTAGGAGAAGGGGTCGTGAAGACTGCAAAGGAGGAATTTTATGCCAATACCAAGAGAAAATAAGATATATACTTATAAAGATTATCTGTCATGGCCAGATAATGAACGCTGGGAGATAATAGACGGAAATGCATATCTTATAGCCCCTCCTTCAAGAATTCATCAAGAAATATTAAGGGAGATATTTACTGGCTTTGCTGTATACTTGAAAGATAAACCTTGTTTGCGTACTAAAAATATTGCGAAGAGAGGCGAAAAAGATGGTATTGAAAAGAGATAAATGTATATTTAAATTCTCTCCTTTTCAGAATCCTGCTATTAGAGTTTCACCAAACACATCGGTAGAAATCGAAACGTACGATT
The sequence above is drawn from the Caldanaerobius fijiensis DSM 17918 genome and encodes:
- a CDS encoding DNA polymerase IV yields the protein MNRKIIHVDMDAFFASVEQHDNPELKGKPVIVGGISGRGVVATCSYEARKYGVHSAMPMYKARKLCPDGVFLPLRHSRYKEVSDRIFSILYGITDMVEPVSIDEAYLDVTGMNRDPVDIAREIKQKVREVTGLTVSAGISYNKFLAKLASDWNKPDGLMVITEDMVPDILRPLPVSKVYGIGEKSAKRLNDMGIKTIGDLLRLSQTQLQNIFGKYGIDIYNRIRGIDERPVIVTREAKSIGKETTLAQDTTDMTLLCRYLKKFAGRISEELLKNELFARTVTVKVKTADFIVHTKSKTVKDYIFSEEDIYKIAYGIMKEMNFKEKIRLIGLSVSNLSDKRCEQLSIFDENFQRRLKIERILNSVNKKLGEGVVKTAKEEFYANTKRK